Part of the Mycoplasma mycoides subsp. mycoides SC str. PG1 genome is shown below.
TCTTTTCCTCTAGGTACTAAGATGTTTCAGTTCCCTAGGTTCCCTTCTTATAAGCTATGTATTTACTTATAGATAACATGAGATAAATCATGTCAGGTTTCCCCATTCGGAAATTCCGGGATCGAAGCTCACTTCCAGCTCCCCCAAACTTATCGCAGGTAGTCACGTCCTTCTTCGGCTCCATTTTCCAAGGCATTCACCATATGCTCTTACTATTTTTTAGAAAATCTTACTAGCAATTTGTAACTCAATTAATTTTAGTTAATTGTTTTTGATGTCATTACGAATATAATTTCGTAATAATTTATCTAATTATAAATATTGTTATAATCAGAAAATTGCATTTCATCTAATATTCAGTTTTCAAAGAACAATCTATATTCAAAGATGTGTGACGATCTCTGAAAACTAAATAGAATTAAATAGTCAGTAATATAAATATCTCCATAGAAAGGAGGTGATCCATCCGCACGTTCCCGTACGGATACCTTGTTACGACTTCACCCCAATCGCTAGTCCTACCTTGGGAAGCGCTCTCCAAATGGTTAAGCTACCTACTTCTGGTATTACCAACTCTCATGGTGTGACGGGCGGTGTGTACAAGACCCGAGAACGTATTCACCGCGACATAGCTGATTCGCGATTACTAGTGATTCCGGCTTCATGAAGTCGAGTTGCAGACTTCAATCCGAACTGAGACTGGTTTTTGAGATTAGCTCCCCTTCACAGGATTGCAACTCTTTGTACCAGCCATTGTAGCACGTGTGTAGCCCAGGACATAAGGGGCATGATGATTTGACGTCATCCCCACCTTCCTCTAGCTTACACTAGCAGTCTCGTTAGAGTTCTCAACTTAATGTTAGTAACTAACGACAAGGGTTGCGTTCGTTGCGGGACTTAACCCAACACCTCACGGCACGAACTGACGACAACCATGCACCACCTGTCTCAATGTTAACCTCTACTATATCTCTATAGCTTTGCACTGGATGTCAAGCCCTGGTAAGGTTCTTCGTGTTGCTTCGAATTAAACCACATGCTCCACCACTTGTGCGGGTCCCCGTCAATTCCTTTGAGTTTCACTATTGCGAGCATACTACTCAGGCGGAGTACTTAATGCGTTAGCTGCAGCGCTGAATTACCCCAACACTTAGTACTCATCGTTTACGGCGTGGACTACTAGGGTATCTAATCCTATTTGCTCCCCACGCTTTCGTGCCTCAGCGTCAATAACAAGCCAGTAAGCCGCTTTCGCCACAGGTGTTCTTCCATATATCTACGCATTTCACCGCTACACATGGAATTCCGCTTACCTCTCTTGCATTCTAGTAATACAGTTTTCAAGGCGAACCGGAGTTGAGCTCCGGACTTTAACCTCAAACTTGCAAAACCGCCTACGCACCCTATACGCCCAATAAATCCGGATAACGCTTGCCACCTATGTATTACCGCGGCTGCTGGCACATAGTTAGCCGTGGCTTTCTGGTAAGGTACTGTCAAGATAAAGTCATTTCCTACTTTATTTTTTCTTCCCTTACAACAGAGCTTTACAACCCGAAGGCCGTCATCACTCACGCGGCATTGCTTCATCAGACTTTCGTCCATTGTGAAAAATTCCCTACTGCTGCCTCCCGTAGGAGTCTGGGCCGTATCTCAGTCCCAATGTGGCCGATCAACCTCTCAGTTCGGCTACGTATCATCGCCTAGGTGGGCTATTATCTCACCTACTAGCTAATACGCCGCATCCCCATCTCATAGTGAACCAAACGGTTCTTTTGATCTTTTCTCATGCGATAATAAGATCTACATGCGGTATTATCTTTCGTTTCCAAAAGTTATCCCCCGCTATAAGGTAGGTTAGATACGTGTTACTCACCCGTTCGCCACTGAGGTGCAAGCACCCCCGTTCGACTTGCATGTATTAGGCATGCCGCCAGCGTTTATCCTGAGCCAGGATCAAACTCTCATTTTAAAATTTTTGTTAAATAAAAGTGATTCTGACTAGTTTTTATTGTTATAAGTTTTTTATTACTCAAATAAATCTTTTGACAAGATTTGTACAATAATTATTCTATTTAGTTTTCAAAGATCGTCTCGTTAAGAATAAGCTTCTTAACACACAATGATAAGTATATAAAATCAAGAATAGATATGCAATATTTTTTGCTATTTTTTTAAAAAAATTTTTACATTTCTAAAACTGGTTGAATTCCAATGATAAAAAAGGCATTTTCTAATACTTGTAAAACAGCTTTTATAAAACCTAATCTCAACTTGGTTAATTGTAAATTATTTTCATCAATAATTTTAATTTCTGCATAATAAGAATGAAAAATCTTACAAATGTTTTGAATATAATCGCAAATTTGCTGAGTTGAACGGTTATTTGCACTATTTTTAATGACTTCTTTAAAATTATCTAATACTAATAATAATTCAATTTCTTTAGGATTATTTAATAAATTAGTCTCTTTAACTAATGGTGTTATTTTTTTAGTTCTAGCTTGATTTAAAATTGAATGACATCTAGCTGTAGCATACTGAGCATAATAAACAGGATTTGATGAATTTTTTAAAGTAATCAAATCTAAATCTAAATCCATATGTGAATTAGATGATTTACTTGCTAGCATATATCTTAATGCATCAACACCAACTAATTCTAAAATATCAACTAATCAAACAGCAGTTCCTTTTCTTTTAGACATTTTATATTCACTACCATCTTTAATTAGTCTTACCATTTGAACCATTTGAATTTCTAAAATATCTGGATCATTTCCTAGTAATGCTAAACCAGCTTGCATTCTTTTAATATAACCATGGTGATCTCCACCTCAAACATTAATTAACTTATCTGCTTTAGTTCTTTTAATTCTTAAGTTATGAGTAGCAAGATCTGGAAGTATGTAAGTATAAGTTTTATCTGATTTAACTAAAACTCTATCTTTATCATCACCAAATTGTGTAGTTTTTAAAAACAAAGCATCATCTTTATAATATAAAGCATCTTTAGATTCATACAATTTTAAAACTTTTTCTATTTGATGAGTATCATAAACTTCTTGTTCACTAGATCAATGTTTAATTTTTACATTAAAATCAGCTAATTGTTGTTTAATAACTTTTAAAAAATAATCAATTGAAATTTGTTTAAATAATGAATGTACATTATAATCTAAAATTTTATTATCAGTATATTTAATATCTTTAAATTGATAATTATATTTATTAATAATTATTTTTGCTAAATCATCATACATATCACCAGCATAACAATTTTCTGGTTTTTTAGCATCAATATTTAAAGCTTGTAAATAATGAACAAACACAGTTACAGCTAAAACATTGATCTGATTTCCTGCATCATTTACATAATATTCAGTTTGTACATTATACCCAGCCTTTTTAAATAAGTTAACTAACACAGAACCAATAACAGCATTTCTAGCATGACCAACATGTAAATAACCAGTAGGATTAGCTGAAACATATTCAATATTAATAGTCTTATTTTGTTTTTCTAAATTTCCATATTTAGATTTTAAGCTTAAAACATTACTAATAACATTTGATAAAATCTCAGGTTTAACTAAAACATTTAAAAATCCTGGAGCTGCTATGTCAATATTTAAATAACTATTTGTTAATAATAATTCTTGTTTAAAAATTTCTGCTAGTTCTAGTGGTTTTTTATTTACTTGTTTACTACTAATTAGACAAATCGAACTTGATAATAAACCTGGCGTGTTATTTTTATTAATTTCAATAATTGGTTCTTTTGTTATATTTAGTTTTTGACAAATGTTTTTTAAATCATTATAAAACATTTCAATAATAGTTGTACTCATATTAAATTGTCATTAACTCTTTTTCTTTTTCTTTTGTTAGATCATCTAATTGTTTAATAAATTTATCAGTTATTTGTTGGATTTGATCTTCATTATCACTAATTAGATCTTTTGAAATATTTTCGATTTTTTTAATTTCATCAATAGCATCTCTTCTGATATTTCTGATTCTAATCTTATAACCTTCTAATTCTTTATGAACTTTTTTAACTAAGTTCTTTCTTACATCTTCAGTTAGTGGAGCTATTGGAATTCTAATTAAAGTAGCATCACTTACTGGGTTTAATCCTAAATCAGCTTTATGAATAGCTCCAACTGCTTCAGTAATTACATTTCTATCATATGGTTTAATAATGATTAAATTTGGTTCAGGAGTTGTGATTTGAGAAATTTGATTTAATGGCATTAAACTTCCATAGTAATTTACCATTACTTTATCTAGAATAGCTCCACTTGCTTTTCCAGTTCTAATTTGTCTTAAATGTATTACATATGCATCAATAGTTTCTTTCATTTGTAATTCAGCATTTTTTAAAATTAAATCAGTCATAAATTTGTTCCTATTCTATAATTGTTGATTCTAACTTATTTTCTAATACTTTTATAATATTATTATCTCCGCTCATATCAAAAACTTCAATTTTTAAATTTGCATCTTTTGCTAAAGTAGCTGCTGTTAGATCCATAATTCTTAATTGCTTATCAACAACTTCTTGATGAGTAAGACGTTTAATAAATTTGGCATCACTATGTTGTTTTGGATCTTTATCATAAACTCCTTTAACACCATTTTTTGCCATTAAAATACATCAGCTCCAATTTCAATTGCTCTAATTGTTGCATTAGTATCAGTTGTAAAATATGAATAACCAGTTCCACCTACAAAAATAGAAATAAAACCTTCATTCATTTTAATCCTTGCTTTTTTAAAATTATAATCATCAGTTACTGTTTTAATTGGTAGTGAAGAATAAACTTTAATTTTGTCATAACCCATTTTAGTAATAGTGCTTTCAAGTGCTAAACCATTCATAACAGTTGCTAACATACCCATATAATCAGCATTAATAGCATCCATTCCAATGTTTTCACCTAATTTGCCTCTTCAAATATTTCCTCCACCAATTACAATTGCTAGTTTTAAACCATTTTTAGCAAGATGAACTATTTGACTTGCAATATTATCTAAGCACTTTTTATCATAAACTTCAGCATTACCTTTTAAAGCTTCACCACTTAATTTTAATAGCACCGTTTTATATTTATAATTCATTTTTCACCTCAAAATACTTCAAAATAACTCTATATAATTATACAAAAAACCTAAATACTCTTTAGTATAAGATTTAAAAAAACATTAATAAGTTGTTTATAAAAAAAGTATGATTTATAATCATACTTTGCTGGATTGCAAATTCAAGTGCAACACAAGTAAATAAAGTAAAATTTATTTGTGAGAACACTTGTTTTTCTTTTTTTAGAAAATAAAAAAGAGTTCTCAAAAGTGGATCTGGAGAACTCATATGAATTATATAAAAAAATATAACCATTTCCTACGTTTCCCACTTAGTCGCGAAAACACTCAGTTTTCAGCGGCTATATTTTTTTATAAAAAATATAATTTATTATGCTTTTATGCTTAAATATGATATAATAAAGACGTGAAGAAGTCAAGAAATGATGTAAAAAGACAATGAAGAACATCAATAGCAAGAGTTAAAAAAGGCGAATACTTATCAATTGGAGTGCCAAGACCAGATAACAAAGGTTTTGTATATAGATTGGGATATGGATATTTGCATGAATTAAAACAATATCACGATGATCCGCTAGCAATTATCAAAGCAATTATTGCAAACTTTCCATTGTCTTGAACAAAAGAACAAGCAAGAACTAAATTAGATGAAATTTTTAAAGAGAAAAAAGAAACCAAAAAAGAAGTTTTAGAAAGGTTTAAAGGTTACGAAGTAGTTGAAAAACTATTTGATTATTTCAATATTTTTAATGATTGTTCTCCCACAAAATCGACAACATTAAAAGATGTTGTTTTACAGTTGATTTATCAAAGAATTAAAAATCCAATAAGTGTTTTTAACACTTATAAGACAGCAAAAAAAGAAAAAATAGACACTCATTCAAAAAAATCATTTTATAGATCATTAGACTATATAGCAAAAAACAAAGATAAAATTTTAAGAAATTTAAATGCAAAAATTTGTGCAAATACTAATAGAAAAATTGATGTATTATGATTTGACGCAACAACTACTTATTTTGAAACATTTTCTCGTGAAGGTTATAAAAAACCTGGTTATTCAAAAGATGGAAAATTTAAAGAAGACCAGATTGTTATAGGTATGGCAACTGATGAAAATGGAATACCGTTACACTACAAAATATTTCCAGGAAATGTTGCTGATCCAAATACTTTAATACCATTTATGCTTGAAATTGCAGATATTTATGAAGTTAACAGTGTAACTATAATTGCTGACAAAGGAATGAGTGTTAATAGAAATATTAGATTTTTAGAATCTAAGAATTGAAAATACATAATCTCATACAGAATGAAAGCTGGAAGCAAACAATTTAAAGAGTATGTATTAGATGAAAAAGATTATATAAATGATGGTGGTTTGATATACAAAACTCGTGATATTGTATCTTCATACAATAAAAAAAGAATTAATGGACATTTTAGAAGACAAATAATTAGTTTTAGTCAAAAACGAGCAACTAAAGACAAAAACAATAGAGACATTTTAATTCAAAATTTCACTAAGAAAATGAATAAAGATAATCTTGTTTCTTGTGATGATTTAGCGGGATCTAAAAAATATAGATTCTTTAAACCTATAAACAAAGGTGCATTTTATGAACTTGACATAGAAAAAATACAAGAAGATCAAAAATATGATGGATACTATGTTTATGAAACAAATAGAACAGATTTATCAGTAAAAGAAGTTATTAATTTATATTCAAAACAATGACAAATTGAGTCTAATTTCAAGACATTAAAAGGTAAATTATCTCTTCGTCCAATGTATTTATCAACTTGAAACCATATTGTTGGTTACATTTGTTTATGTTTCATTTCATTAGTGTTTTTAAACTACATCATCTACATTTTAAATTCAAAATTAGGACTGACTGGAAAAAGCAAAATCACTGAGCATAAAGTGATTAATGTTATCAAAGAAGTTAAAGAAATTGAAGTATTTGTAAATAAACAAAAAATCGAAACTATACAAGTGTATAATGATGAGTTACAAGAAAGTTGGCAAACTTATCAAATATTATTAGAGCTTTTAACAAAAGAAAAAGTCACTTAGACATTACATTATAAAAAACATAACTTATGAGATCAAAAATTTACATAAGTATGTTTTCTTGTTTTATGCTTAAACTGGGAAACGTAGGAAAAGTATGATTTATAATCATACTTTGCTGGATTGCAAATTCAAGTGCAACACAAGTAAATAAAGTAAAATTTATTTGTGAGAACACTTGTTTTTCTTTTTTTAGAAAATAAAAAAGAGTTCTCAAAAGTGGATCTGGAGAACTCATATGAATTATATAAAAAAATATAACCATTTAACAGAATCAGAACGTTATATTATAGAAAAAATGCATAATGACGGTTATTCTATATCTAATATTTCTTGTTTTTTAAAGAGAAATAAATCTACTATTAGTCGTGAACTTAGAAGAAATTTAAATCACAATCTTGAATACACTCAAAGGTATGCAAGTTACAAATATAAAAACAGGAGAAATCATAAACATATATTTAAATTTACAGAAAACAGTCCGTTTAAAGAATTTACAGACATTTTCTTTAAAATCTATAACAAAAGATTCTTTGGTGTTAAAGCTACATATAATTTCATTAAGATTAATCACAATGTAAAAACACCTTCAATTAGAACTGTGTTTAATTGAATAAAAACTAATAAATGATCTATTAAAAAGAAAATAGATTAAGACAATACTATAAAAAAGGTGGGAAAAGAAGTGGGTCTGTCATAGACAGACTTATTAATACAGAGTATGTTTTTCCTATATGAGCAAGAGAAAAATCTATTGATCTTAGAGAAAAATTTGGTCATTGAGAAGCTGATTTAATAATAGGTAAAAGGGCTAAGAATTTTGATAATATATTAGCTTTGACAGAAAGAAAAAGTAGAATAGGTTTTTCTGTTAAAGTTAGAAGAGAATCCTATAAAAATAAATTCTTGTCTAAGAAACCTTATCAATAGAACAATTTATATGTAAAAACAATAACTATTGATAATGGTATCGAGTTTGAGAAAATAGGAATTTTAGTAAAATGATTAGATATTAAAACTTATAGAACTGAAGCTTATGCCTCTTTCAAAGGGGTTCAAATGAGAATTGAAATGGTATGGTTAGAAGAGTATTCAAAAAAGGTTTTGATTTCAATACAATAACAAATGATGAATTAAATAAAGTTGTTGAACAAATAAATAAAATGCCTCGTAAAATATTTAATTGAAAATCTGCTCAAGAAGTTTTTGAAACATTAACCAACTCATTATAAAAACATTTTCCAATAAAATTTCTCACTTTTTTAATAATAAAAGTGCTTTTTCATTGTGTCTAAAAATCTATGGAAGATAACTTTTAATGATTTTTCAGAATTAAAAAAGTATAATAAACTATTTTTTAGAAACTTTAGATTTTAATCAAGATCATCCTTCTTTAATTTTGTTCCAACTTCTTTTATATCAAGGTTCTTTTGTATCTTCAGAATGTTTTAAATCCTTCTTGTTTTCTTCTTTAGTTTTTGTTTTTTCTTTTTGTTGTTGTTGTTGATCATCACTAGACTTATTACTGTCAGTTCGGTTTTGAGCATCAGGTTTCATACTACTTAATTGATTATTTCCAGCTTTTGTAGTATCTGGTTGACCTTGATTTTCTTGTTGATCTTGATTTTCACTTTTTTGTTTAATTTCATCTGAACTGCTAGAATTTGGTTCTTTATCAGTTTGTTGTTGATCATCATTTGAAATTTGAATATTATTCTTATCACTTTGTTTAACACAAGAAACTGTAAAAACAGCAGATCCGGTTATTAGACCAAATGATGTTAATAGTGTTAATTTTTTTTCATAATGTTTACTATTTTTTCTTTGAATTTTAAATTATTTTTTTCCTACGTTTCCCAGTTTAAGCATAAAACAAGAAAACATACTTATGTAAATTTTTGATCTCATAAGTTATGTTTTTTATAATGTAATGTCTAAGTGACTTTTTCTTTTGTTAAAAGCTCTAATAATATTTGATAAGTTTGCCAACTTTCTTGTAACTCATCATTATACACTTGTATAGTTTCGATTTTTTGTTTATTTACAAATACTTCAATTTCTTTAACTTCTTTGATAACATTAATCACTTTATGCTCAGTGATTTTGCTTTTTCCAGTCAGTCCTAATTTTGAATTTAGAATGTAGATGATGTAGTTTAAAAACACTAATGAAATGAAACATAAACAAATGTAACCAACAATATGGTTTCAAGTTGATAAATACATTGGACGAAGAGATAATTTACCCTTTAATGTCTTGAAATTAGACTCAATTTGTCATTGTTTTGAATATAAATTAATAACTTCTTTTACTGATAAATCTGTTCTATTTGTTTCATAAACATAGTATCCATCATATTTTTGATCTTCTTGTATTTTTTCTATGTCAAGTTCATAAAATGCACCTTTGTTTATAGGTTTAAAGAATCTATATTTTTTAGATCCCGCTAAATCATCACAAGAAACAAGATTATCTTTATTCATTTTCTTAGTGAAATTTTGAATTAAAATGTCTCTATTGTTTTTGTCTTTAGTTGCTCGTTTTTGACTAAAACTAATTATTTGTCTTCTAAAATG
Proteins encoded:
- a CDS encoding transposase; translated protein: MVRRVFKKGFDFNTITNDELNKVVEQINKMPRKIFNWKSAQEVFETLTNSL
- a CDS encoding helix-turn-helix domain-containing protein — protein: MNYIKKYNHLTESERYIIEKMHNDGYSISNISCFLKRNKSTISRELRRNLNHNLEYTQRYASYKYKNRRNHKHIFKFTENSPFKEFTDIFFKIYNKRFFGVKATYNFIKINHNVKTPSIRTVFNWIKTNKWSIKKKID
- the argS gene encoding arginine--tRNA ligase, translated to MSTTIIEMFYNDLKNICQKLNITKEPIIEINKNNTPGLLSSSICLISSKQVNKKPLELAEIFKQELLLTNSYLNIDIAAPGFLNVLVKPEILSNVISNVLSLKSKYGNLEKQNKTINIEYVSANPTGYLHVGHARNAVIGSVLVNLFKKAGYNVQTEYYVNDAGNQINVLAVTVFVHYLQALNIDAKKPENCYAGDMYDDLAKIIINKYNYQFKDIKYTDNKILDYNVHSLFKQISIDYFLKVIKQQLADFNVKIKHWSSEQEVYDTHQIEKVLKLYESKDALYYKDDALFLKTTQFGDDKDRVLVKSDKTYTYILPDLATHNLRIKRTKADKLINVWGGDHHGYIKRMQAGLALLGNDPDILEIQMVQMVRLIKDGSEYKMSKRKGTAVWLVDILELVGVDALRYMLASKSSNSHMDLDLDLITLKNSSNPVYYAQYATARCHSILNQARTKKITPLVKETNLLNNPKEIELLLVLDNFKEVIKNSANNRSTQQICDYIQNICKIFHSYYAEIKIIDENNLQLTKLRLGFIKAVLQVLENAFFIIGIQPVLEM
- a CDS encoding IS1634-like element IS1634 family transposase, which encodes MSIGVPRPDNKGFVYRLGYGYLHELKQYHDDPLAIIKAIIANFPLSWTKEQARTKLDEIFKEKKETKKEVLERFKGYEVVEKLFDYFNIFNDCSPTKSTTLKDVVLQLIYQRIKNPISVFNTYKTAKKEKIDTHSKKSFYRSLDYIAKNKDKILRNLNAKICANTNRKIDVLWFDATTTYFETFSREGYKKPGYSKDGKFKEDQIVIGMATDENGIPLHYKIFPGNVADPNTLIPFMLEIADIYEVNSVTIIADKGMSVNRNIRFLESKNWKYIISYRMKAGSKQFKEYVLDEKDYINDGGLIYKTRDIVSSYNKKRINGHFRRQIISFSQKRATKDKNNRDILIQNFTKKMNKDNLVSCDDLAGSKKYRFFKPINKGAFYELDIEKIQEDQKYDGYYVYETNRTDLSVKEVINLYSKQWQIESNFKTLKGKLSLRPMYLSTWNHIVGYICLCFISLVFLNYIIYILNSKLGLTGKSKITEHKVINVIKEVKEIEVFVNKQKIETIQVYNDELQESWQTYQILLELLTKEKVT
- the frr gene encoding ribosome recycling factor — its product is MTDLILKNAELQMKETIDAYVIHLRQIRTGKASGAILDKVMVNYYGSLMPLNQISQITTPEPNLIIIKPYDRNVITEAVGAIHKADLGLNPVSDATLIRIPIAPLTEDVRKNLVKKVHKELEGYKIRIRNIRRDAIDEIKKIENISKDLISDNEDQIQQITDKFIKQLDDLTKEKEKELMTI